Proteins encoded in a region of the Flavobacterium sp. PMTSA4 genome:
- a CDS encoding endonuclease/exonuclease/phosphatase family protein, with amino-acid sequence MRIKKLIAVFFGLFAIMSANGQTKKYNIHTVAFYNLENLFDTINGPNNDEEWLPNGAMSWTGAKYKQKLHNLARVISEIGTSENPNNSPTLLGCCEIENRGVLEDLVKEPLLINKDYGIVHFDSPDKRGIDVGFLYQKKHFKPTSYRNIPLIIYKNQEGKGDKKDKEEATDDVTTTNSDERVYTRDQLLVTGYLDGEEVNIIVNHWPSRSGGEKKSSPFREAAGRLNRKIIDSLIAINPNAKIITMGDLNDGTYNKSVKEGIGAKRKKEELKSSSDIYNPFEEMFYKGNASLFWRDSGDIFDQIMISEAFTRKDYSSFRYWKAGIYNKPYMIQTSGQYKGYPLRNSNAAPGFSDHFPVFIYLLKEIK; translated from the coding sequence ATGAGAATTAAAAAATTAATAGCTGTTTTCTTTGGACTATTCGCAATTATGAGCGCAAATGGACAGACAAAAAAGTACAATATTCATACTGTAGCATTTTATAATCTAGAAAATTTATTTGATACCATTAATGGTCCAAATAATGACGAAGAATGGCTTCCAAATGGAGCAATGAGTTGGACTGGTGCTAAATACAAGCAAAAATTACACAACTTAGCCAGAGTTATCTCAGAAATCGGAACTAGTGAAAACCCAAATAACTCACCAACATTATTAGGTTGTTGTGAAATTGAAAACAGAGGTGTTTTAGAAGATTTAGTAAAGGAACCTTTATTGATCAATAAAGACTATGGAATTGTACATTTTGATTCTCCAGACAAAAGAGGAATAGATGTTGGGTTTCTTTATCAAAAAAAGCATTTTAAACCAACTAGCTATAGAAATATTCCTTTGATTATTTATAAAAATCAAGAAGGAAAAGGTGATAAAAAAGATAAAGAAGAAGCTACTGATGATGTTACAACAACCAATTCTGATGAAAGAGTTTATACAAGAGATCAATTATTGGTTACAGGATATTTAGACGGAGAAGAAGTAAATATTATTGTAAATCACTGGCCATCACGTTCTGGAGGAGAAAAGAAAAGTTCACCTTTTAGAGAAGCGGCAGGAAGACTTAACAGAAAGATAATTGACTCCTTAATTGCTATTAATCCTAATGCAAAAATTATTACTATGGGTGATTTAAATGATGGTACATATAACAAAAGTGTTAAGGAAGGTATTGGAGCCAAACGCAAGAAAGAAGAATTAAAAAGTTCATCAGATATATACAATCCTTTTGAGGAAATGTTTTATAAAGGAAATGCGTCTTTATTTTGGAGAGATTCTGGTGATATTTTTGACCAAATTATGATTTCAGAAGCATTTACTAGAAAAGACTATTCCTCTTTCCGTTACTGGAAAGCTGGTATATACAATAAACCATATATGATACAAACCTCAGGCCAATATAAAGGATATCCGTTGCGTAATTCTAATGCGGCACCTGGTTTTAGTGATCACTTTCCCGTTTTCATTTATCTACTTAAGGAAATTAAATAA
- a CDS encoding 3-hydroxyanthranilate 3,4-dioxygenase, protein MSVQKPFNLNKWIDENRHLLKPPVGNKNLYVDSGDYIVMIVAGPNARKDYHYNETEELFYQLEGEITVYVQDNGEKKAMKLSAGDMFLLPAKIPHSPVRKENSIGLVVERKRVGREIPDGLLWFCDNCNHKLYEVYFELKDIEVDFLKHFEHFYNSEKLRTCKNCGNVMETDKRFVK, encoded by the coding sequence ATGTCCGTTCAAAAACCTTTCAATCTTAATAAATGGATAGATGAGAACCGTCATTTATTAAAACCACCTGTTGGAAATAAAAATCTATATGTTGATTCGGGTGATTATATTGTTATGATTGTTGCTGGGCCAAATGCTCGCAAAGACTATCACTACAACGAAACCGAAGAACTATTCTACCAATTAGAAGGAGAAATAACCGTTTACGTTCAAGATAATGGTGAAAAAAAAGCCATGAAACTATCTGCTGGCGATATGTTTTTGTTGCCTGCAAAAATTCCGCATTCGCCTGTCAGAAAAGAAAATTCTATTGGTTTAGTAGTAGAACGAAAAAGAGTTGGAAGAGAAATTCCTGATGGTTTACTATGGTTTTGTGATAATTGCAATCATAAACTTTACGAAGTATACTTTGAATTGAAAGATATTGAAGTTGATTTTCTTAAACATTTTGAACATTTTTATAATTCTGAAAAACTTCGCACTTGCAAAAACTGTGGAAATGTTATGGAAACTGACAAACGATTTGTAAAATAA
- the amaB gene encoding L-piperidine-6-carboxylate dehydrogenase, whose protein sequence is MSTITQNSIAQQFGMTEALELLGVKAINEGTSTGNEWFSNGEIIESYSPVDGQLIGKVKTTTAADYEKVMQAATSAFKTFRAMPAPQRGEIVRQFGNKLRELKEPLGKLVSYEMGKSLQEGYGEVQEMIDICDFAVGLSRQLNGQTIPSERPGHVMREQWHSLGVVGIISAFNFPVAVWSWNTALAWICGDVCVWKASEKAPICSIACQNIIAGILKENNLPEGISCIINGDYKVGEMMTTDTRIPLISATGSTRMGRIVGTTVAQRFGKSLLELGGNNAIIITPTADLKVVVPGAVFGAVGTCGQRCTSTRRLIIHESVYEKVRDAIVGAYKQLTIGNPLDQKNHIGPLIDTDAVNAYLAAIEKAKAEGGKVLVEGGILSGEGYESGCYVKPAIIEAENHFEIVQHETFAPILYLMKYSGEVENAIELQNGVAQGLSSAIMTNEMKEAEKFLSFAGSDCGIANVNIGTSGAEIGGAFGGEKETGGGRESGSDAWKVYMRRQTNTVNYSDQLPLAQGIKFDL, encoded by the coding sequence ATGTCAACAATAACACAAAATTCAATTGCTCAACAATTTGGAATGACTGAAGCATTAGAACTATTAGGTGTAAAAGCCATAAATGAAGGAACATCAACAGGAAATGAATGGTTTTCAAACGGTGAAATCATCGAAAGTTATTCTCCCGTAGACGGACAATTAATTGGAAAAGTAAAAACTACAACGGCAGCAGATTACGAAAAAGTAATGCAAGCAGCAACTTCAGCTTTTAAAACTTTTAGAGCTATGCCTGCGCCACAAAGAGGTGAAATCGTTCGCCAATTTGGGAATAAATTAAGAGAATTAAAAGAACCTCTTGGTAAATTGGTTTCCTATGAAATGGGTAAATCTTTACAAGAAGGTTACGGTGAAGTTCAAGAAATGATTGATATCTGTGATTTTGCGGTTGGTCTTTCTCGTCAATTGAACGGACAAACCATTCCATCGGAACGTCCAGGACATGTAATGCGTGAGCAATGGCATTCTTTGGGAGTTGTTGGAATCATTTCTGCTTTCAATTTCCCGGTTGCTGTTTGGTCTTGGAACACAGCTTTAGCATGGATTTGTGGTGATGTTTGTGTATGGAAAGCTTCAGAAAAAGCACCAATATGTTCAATTGCCTGTCAAAATATTATTGCTGGAATTTTAAAAGAAAATAATCTACCAGAAGGAATTTCATGTATTATTAATGGCGATTATAAAGTAGGTGAAATGATGACTACAGATACTAGAATTCCGTTAATTTCCGCTACTGGTTCTACCAGAATGGGTAGAATTGTTGGAACTACTGTTGCTCAACGTTTTGGAAAATCATTATTAGAATTAGGTGGAAATAATGCCATCATCATTACTCCAACTGCTGATTTAAAAGTTGTTGTTCCTGGTGCTGTTTTTGGTGCCGTTGGAACTTGCGGTCAAAGATGTACTTCTACAAGAAGATTAATCATCCACGAATCAGTTTATGAAAAAGTTCGTGATGCTATTGTTGGCGCATACAAACAATTGACTATTGGAAATCCTTTGGATCAAAAAAATCATATCGGACCATTAATTGATACTGATGCTGTTAATGCGTATTTGGCTGCTATTGAAAAAGCAAAAGCCGAAGGTGGAAAAGTATTGGTTGAAGGTGGTATTCTTTCTGGCGAAGGTTATGAAAGTGGTTGTTACGTGAAACCAGCTATAATTGAAGCCGAAAATCATTTTGAAATTGTTCAACACGAAACTTTTGCGCCTATTTTATATTTAATGAAATACTCTGGAGAAGTTGAAAACGCTATTGAACTTCAAAATGGTGTTGCTCAAGGATTATCATCAGCTATAATGACTAACGAAATGAAAGAAGCTGAAAAGTTCTTGTCTTTCGCTGGTTCTGATTGTGGTATTGCTAACGTTAACATCGGAACTTCTGGTGCAGAAATTGGTGGTGCTTTTGGTGGAGAAAAAGAAACTGGTGGCGGAAGAGAATCCGGTTCAGATGCTTGGAAAGTATACATGAGAAGACAAACCAATACGGTTAATTATTCAGACCAATTGCCATTGGCACAAGGAATCAAATTTGATTTATAA
- a CDS encoding PhnA domain-containing protein: MSIVTEKRLKDRSGSVCEISGSNENLVVYLVEPKTEDIPENCVLISKNLKDQIENPETMNPNDWRGLSDSMWNENLPVQIVSWRMLARMKNHDLLDMMYLDDDALEWAKATGEADDDEGKIIHKDSNGNILNDGDSVVLIKDLDVKGANFTAKRGAAVHNIKLVWDNAEQIEGRVENQHIVILTQYVKKTK; encoded by the coding sequence ATGAGTATTGTAACTGAAAAAAGATTAAAAGACAGAAGCGGTTCAGTTTGTGAAATTAGCGGAAGTAATGAAAATTTGGTTGTGTATTTGGTTGAACCAAAAACAGAAGATATTCCAGAAAACTGTGTTTTAATATCTAAAAATTTAAAAGACCAAATTGAAAATCCTGAAACTATGAATCCAAACGATTGGCGTGGTTTGAGTGATAGCATGTGGAATGAAAATTTACCCGTACAAATAGTTTCTTGGCGAATGTTGGCAAGAATGAAAAATCACGATTTATTGGATATGATGTATCTTGACGATGATGCATTAGAATGGGCAAAAGCAACTGGCGAAGCCGATGATGATGAAGGAAAAATTATTCACAAAGATTCTAATGGAAACATTCTAAATGATGGTGATTCGGTAGTTTTAATAAAAGATTTGGATGTAAAAGGCGCAAACTTTACTGCAAAACGTGGCGCAGCAGTACATAATATAAAACTTGTTTGGGATAATGCCGAACAAATTGAAGGCAGAGTTGAAAACCAACATATTGTTATTTTAACTCAATATGTAAAGAAGACGAAGTAA
- a CDS encoding DUF6646 family protein, which yields MKNIFILLAVLSFSLGNAQAFKGKGDIKGQVGLTLQDGGTGIGISTDFGIGENMSFGIVAGYMLNADKIADVKPRFEDRADLRIRFNANIGNVFKLEDNMDVYPGLSLGLRNFGGHLGFRYFFTDGFGVFAESSVPLARYDTDVNGFEHYNNQFMFTIGTSFKLD from the coding sequence ATGAAAAATATTTTTATCCTGCTGGCAGTTTTAAGTTTTAGTTTAGGCAATGCACAAGCATTTAAAGGAAAAGGCGACATAAAAGGTCAAGTAGGGTTAACACTGCAAGATGGTGGAACGGGAATTGGAATTTCTACTGATTTTGGTATTGGCGAAAACATGTCTTTTGGAATTGTGGCTGGTTATATGTTGAATGCTGATAAAATAGCTGATGTAAAACCACGTTTTGAAGACAGAGCAGATTTGAGAATTCGATTTAATGCTAATATAGGTAATGTTTTCAAGTTAGAAGATAACATGGATGTTTATCCAGGATTGAGTTTAGGACTTAGAAATTTTGGTGGTCATTTAGGATTTAGATATTTTTTCACAGATGGATTTGGTGTATTTGCAGAAAGCTCAGTTCCTTTAGCAAGATATGATACTGATGTAAATGGTTTTGAACACTATAACAACCAATTTATGTTTACAATCGGAACTTCCTTTAAATTAGACTAA
- a CDS encoding metallophosphoesterase family protein — protein sequence MNRILVIGDIHGGLHALHQIMERANVTKNDTLIFLGDYVDGWSQSPEVIDYLIELGEKQNCIFINGNHDELLLEWLSESEDNLDWYRHGGESTVLAYRNVSSETKREHIAFLQSLKPYYLDDKKRLFIHAGFTNLNGIDYEYFPKLFSWDRTLWETALALDDSISKESEFYPKRFKHYHEIYIGHTPVTRINKTVPIQKANVWNIDTGAAFKGPLTIMDIETKEYWQSEPVFTLYPFEKGRN from the coding sequence ATGAATAGAATATTAGTAATTGGTGACATTCACGGTGGTTTACATGCTTTGCATCAAATTATGGAAAGAGCAAATGTTACCAAAAACGATACTTTAATTTTTCTTGGAGATTATGTTGATGGTTGGAGCCAATCGCCAGAAGTAATTGATTATTTAATTGAATTGGGCGAAAAGCAAAACTGTATTTTTATTAATGGAAATCATGATGAATTATTATTAGAATGGCTTTCAGAAAGTGAAGATAATCTTGATTGGTATAGACATGGCGGTGAATCAACAGTTTTGGCTTATAGAAATGTTTCCTCTGAAACTAAAAGGGAACACATTGCTTTTCTACAATCTTTAAAGCCATATTATTTGGATGATAAAAAGCGTTTATTTATTCATGCTGGGTTTACCAATTTAAACGGAATTGATTATGAATATTTTCCAAAATTATTTAGTTGGGACAGAACATTATGGGAAACAGCATTAGCATTGGATGATTCAATTTCAAAAGAAAGCGAGTTCTATCCAAAACGTTTTAAGCATTATCATGAAATTTACATTGGTCATACACCAGTAACCCGAATCAATAAAACCGTTCCAATACAAAAAGCAAATGTTTGGAATATTGACACTGGAGCAGCTTTCAAAGGTCCGTTGACAATTATGGATATAGAAACAAAAGAATATTGGCAAAGCGAACCTGTTTTTACACTCTATCCTTTTGAAAAAGGAAGAAATTAA
- a CDS encoding ATP-binding protein — translation MINKRLLIKNLLAHNDESTFYDKKRQLNLHTKEGKAKFLKHICALSNSNPSNNSYIVVGVEDESNEIVGDDFFDDSRIQNLVNAYLDNPPKILYENVPFPHLPKDRVVGLVTIKPNHKTSSFKKNIYTILANTVFVRIGSNSMPTEEKIPYSKLNIETVISIENNSRNSIAHTLDGVMDFMIERHGDMTSSYRVFKELFVVCWAGNPKKIRETNYLSRVDIELINEQIKLFYSALDVVTISFDESTFNITEHVQLGLNDKTSYYPLEEVKIHFFENGYYKMETKMLFEPPKYNLKMLHHIYNSNMSLLSKLQKGIELSERENKDLINYSYTLMICYLNGFSEAKKKIIEAKPFLKANSNSLVYLNFKEALRILRKMKYNENE, via the coding sequence ATGATAAACAAGCGACTTCTTATCAAAAATTTACTAGCTCACAATGATGAGAGTACTTTTTATGATAAAAAACGCCAATTGAACTTACATACAAAGGAAGGAAAAGCAAAGTTTTTGAAGCATATTTGCGCTTTGTCTAATTCCAATCCTTCTAATAATTCCTATATTGTAGTTGGTGTAGAAGACGAAAGCAATGAAATTGTTGGGGATGATTTTTTTGATGATAGTAGGATTCAAAATCTCGTAAACGCTTATTTAGATAACCCACCTAAAATTCTTTACGAAAACGTACCTTTTCCACATTTGCCAAAAGATAGAGTTGTTGGTTTGGTTACTATTAAACCCAATCATAAAACATCTAGCTTCAAGAAAAATATTTATACCATTTTGGCCAATACAGTTTTTGTTAGAATTGGAAGTAATTCAATGCCAACCGAAGAGAAAATTCCATATTCCAAACTGAACATTGAAACGGTTATAAGTATTGAAAATAACTCAAGAAACAGCATTGCTCATACATTGGATGGTGTAATGGATTTTATGATTGAACGCCATGGCGATATGACTTCAAGTTACAGAGTTTTCAAAGAATTGTTTGTAGTTTGTTGGGCAGGAAATCCCAAAAAAATTAGAGAAACTAATTATTTATCGAGAGTTGATATTGAGTTAATTAACGAACAAATTAAGCTTTTTTATTCTGCTCTTGATGTGGTAACAATTTCTTTTGATGAAAGCACATTTAATATCACAGAACATGTACAACTTGGGTTGAATGACAAAACGAGTTACTATCCATTAGAAGAAGTAAAAATTCATTTTTTTGAAAATGGATATTACAAAATGGAAACAAAAATGCTTTTTGAACCACCAAAGTACAATCTGAAAATGTTGCATCATATTTATAATTCCAATATGTCATTGTTATCCAAATTGCAAAAAGGAATAGAATTATCAGAAAGAGAAAACAAAGACTTAATTAATTATTCATATACACTGATGATATGTTATTTAAACGGGTTTAGCGAAGCGAAAAAGAAAATTATTGAAGCGAAACCTTTTTTAAAAGCAAATTCAAATTCGTTGGTTTACTTGAATTTTAAAGAAGCTTTGCGAATTTTAAGAAAGATGAAATATAATGAAAATGAATAG
- a CDS encoding aldo/keto reductase, whose translation MKTKLSPIIAGTMNWGIWDKKLSTKEMAHLINICVENKISTFDHADIYGNYTTEADFGKAFTESKMDRNKIQLISKCGIQHVNGRNNSIKHYDYSKEYIVWSVENSLKNLQTDYLDVLLLHRPSPLMVADEIAEAVEKLKKEGKIIDFGLSNFTNSQTDLIRQKTEVTCNQIQFSATHHQAMLDGSLDYMQIHNIQPMSWNPLGTVFREDIEQTRRLKKLLVQLVEKYGVGSDTILLSWVLKHPAKVIPVAGTVNIARIQQLDKAVKLNLDKLDWFAIWTESMGNKVP comes from the coding sequence AAACAAAACTTTCTCCCATAATTGCAGGAACCATGAATTGGGGTATTTGGGATAAAAAACTTTCTACTAAAGAAATGGCACATTTAATCAATATTTGTGTAGAAAATAAAATTTCAACCTTCGACCACGCCGATATTTATGGAAATTATACCACTGAAGCTGATTTTGGAAAAGCTTTTACAGAAAGTAAAATGGATAGAAATAAAATCCAATTGATTTCTAAATGTGGTATTCAGCATGTAAATGGCAGAAATAATTCAATAAAACATTATGATTATTCGAAAGAATATATTGTTTGGTCTGTTGAAAATTCATTGAAAAATTTACAGACAGATTATTTAGATGTTTTATTGTTACATCGTCCAAGTCCATTGATGGTTGCTGATGAAATTGCTGAAGCCGTTGAAAAATTAAAAAAAGAAGGAAAAATTATTGATTTTGGTTTATCAAATTTCACCAATTCACAAACCGATTTAATTCGTCAAAAAACTGAAGTTACCTGTAATCAAATTCAATTTTCTGCAACACATCATCAGGCAATGCTTGATGGAAGTTTAGATTATATGCAAATTCACAATATTCAACCTATGAGTTGGAATCCATTAGGCACAGTTTTTAGAGAAGATATTGAGCAAACACGTCGTTTAAAAAAACTATTGGTTCAATTAGTCGAAAAATATGGCGTTGGTTCGGATACAATTTTACTTTCTTGGGTTTTAAAACATCCTGCAAAAGTAATTCCAGTTGCCGGAACAGTAAATATTGCTAGAATTCAACAATTAGATAAAGCAGTTAAACTCAATTTAGACAAACTGGATTGGTTTGCCATTTGGACAGAAAGTATGGGAAATAAAGTGCCTTAA